Proteins found in one Fusarium oxysporum Fo47 chromosome V, complete sequence genomic segment:
- a CDS encoding IEC3 subunit of the Ino80 complex, chromatin re-modelling-domain-containing protein — translation MDESPVKTEGATRHRAGYKSWKKKYRKMRIVFDHKMHDGEELHKQEDKAAALVKRLAVENDRLLDLLLEINNSPQIPPEKQVDVSLEPPSQADALVHPLDEEHELHKDTPKKKLEDLVKSVPHSSYSSAKETLPQIVNDLKAVDGETYPADFLSADDIDNYIYEIDMALDPENMLPTLAPRAHPGNHHQSHPHLKNPTSVTNWLRKHAPKIFLQDGEAHGDADDAEGGHTGGRKTRGSRGERGGRASTRGKRVSAAARSAAAAERDVDASMDEDQELASTPAVRGKRKRNAEDDTGYKPRGSSTRPTKKKRKSEAAEGTPSARKSKKDKEAPLASAE, via the exons ATGGACGAGTCCCCCGTGAAAACAGAGGGCGCCACTCGTCATCGCGCTGGATACAAatcatggaagaagaagtataGAAAGATGCGCATCGTGTTCGATCACAAGATGCATGATGGTGAGGAGTTGCACAAGCAAGAAGACAAGGCTGCTGCATTGGTCAAGCGCTTGGCTGTAGAGAACGA CCGCTTATTGGACCTATTGCTCGAAATCAACAATTCTCCCCAAATTCCTCCAGAGAAACAGGTCGATGTATCCCTTGAGCCTCCATCCCAAGCCGATGCGCTTGTCCATCCCCTGGATGAAGAACATGAGCTACATAAAGACAcacccaagaagaagcttgaagacCTTGTTAAGAGTGTACCACATTCATCATACAGCAGCGCCAAGGAGACATTACCACAAATCGTCAACGATCTCAAGGCTGTCGATGGCGAAACTTATCCTGCCGATTTCTTATCTGCCGATGACATCGACAACTACATCTACGAAATCGATATGGCCCTCGACCCTGAGAATATGCTTCCTACACTCGCTCCCCGCGCTCATCCCGgcaatcatcatcaatcacatCCACATCTTAAGAATCCTACAAGTGTGACAAATTGGCTGCGCAAACATGCTCCCAAGATTTTCCTCCAGGACGGAGAAGCACATGGAGACGCAGACGATGCTGAAGGTGGTCACACCGGTGGGCGTAAGACGCGTGGGTCACGAGGTGAGCGCGGCGGAAGAGCCAGCACAAGGGGCAAGCGTGTCAGTGCTGCAGCTCGTTCGGCAGCAGCCGCAGAGCGCGACGTGGACGCCAGCATGGATGAGGATCAGGAGCTTGCCTCAACACCTGCTGTTAGGGGCAAGCGCAAGAGGAATGCAGAAGACGACACGGGATACAAGCCTCGTGGCTCATCAACACGGCcaacgaagaagaagcgtaAGAGCGAAGCAGCAGAAGGGACACCAAGCGCACGCAAGTCTAAGAAAGACAAGGAGGCTCCTCTAGCCTCCGCTGAATAG